In Anguilla rostrata isolate EN2019 chromosome 1, ASM1855537v3, whole genome shotgun sequence, a genomic segment contains:
- the tmem121aa gene encoding transmembrane protein 121: MVLPPPDKRHVCLTTMVIMTSMAFMDAYLVEQNQGPRKIGVCIIVLVGDICFLIVLRYVAVWVGAEVKTAKRGYAMILWFLYIFVLEIKLYFIFQNYKADKKNLETVARKALTLLLAVCVPGLYLILVALDSMEYVRTFRKKEDMRGRLFWVALDLLDILDIQANLWEPQRTGLPIWAEGLMFFYCYILLLILPCVSLSEISMHGEHVSPQKMMLYPVLSLVTINVVTILIRMVNMVLFQDSRVSTIFVGKNVVAIATKACTFLEYQRQVKEFPQNAIAMELQQNSVTHNQTLPSTTSLPHEQSPVREVIDT; the protein is encoded by the coding sequence ATGGTGCTACCGCCCCCGGACAAGCGGCACGTGTGCCTCACCACTATGGTCATCATGACCAGCATGGCCTTCATGGACGCCTACCTGGTGGAGCAGAACCAGGGCCCTCGCAAGATAGGGGTGTGCATCATCGTGCTGGTGGGGGACATCTGCTTCCTCATCGTCCTGCGCTACGTGGCCGTGTGGGTGGGCGCCGAGGTCAAGACCGCCAAGCGCGGCTACGCCATGATCCTCTGGTTCCTCTACATCTTCGTGCTGGAGATCAAGCTCTACTTCATCTTCCAGAACTACAAGGCGGACAAAAAGAACCTGGAGACGGTGGCGCGGAAGGCACTGACGCTCCTGTTGGCGGTCTGCGTGCCGGGCCTCTACCTCATCCTGGTGGCCCTGGACAGCATGGAGTACGTCAGAACCTTCCGGAAGAAGGAAGACATGCGGGGAAGGCTCTTCTGGGTGGCCCTGGACCTCTTGGACATCCTAGACATCCAGGCCAACCTGTGGGAGCCCCAGCGGACAGGGCTTCCCATCTGGGCCGAGGGGCTGATGTTCTTCTACTGCTACATCCTCCTTCTGATCCTGCCCTGCGTGTCGCTCAGCGAGATCAGCATGCACGGCGAACACGTCTCGCCGCAGAAGATGATGCTCTACCCGGTCCTCAGCCTGGTCACCATCAACGTGGTCACCATCCTCATCCGCATGGTCAACATGGTGCTGTTCCAGGACAGCCGGGTCTCCACTATCTTCGTCGGGAAGAACGTCGTGGCCATCGCCACCAAGGCCTGCACCTTCCTGGAGTACCAGCGGCAGGTGAAGGAGTTCCCCCAGAACGCCATCGCCATGGAGCTCCAACAGAACTCTGTGACCCACAACCAGACCCTGCCCAGCACCACCAGCCTACCACACGAACAGTCCCCAGTGAGGGAGGTCATCGATACATGA